Proteins from a genomic interval of Dermacentor variabilis isolate Ectoservices chromosome 8, ASM5094787v1, whole genome shotgun sequence:
- the LOC142590726 gene encoding uncharacterized protein LOC142590726, with amino-acid sequence MRLPVDTGASVSCMTAEDFRNNFGRQHRLSQPTVDLRNFSKQRINIQGRFQATVQFFQRSCSVTFHVTTTGTSLLGLDAIQRLGIQIDGTSLTCRLPSLPSVQSPTGVPPGFDHLFSDELSLVNNFVHRIHRQQDAKPVSSKLRRLPLALRDQVPNELRRLEDCDVIKRVEASEWVSPLVVVRKKDGTMQLCVDLREQDSLVPHVQERVLQKQWQTKQYVDKRRGAQATRIKVGDTVRIRFKRKGFFKYSKPRKVKAQIGPSTFLLSDGKTWHVSKLTLVIKDSAGSTLCTSDKDFLYSYSNLDSHSDDSSVATASSQSHKLQLSSPSDCITSEFTQSAVVSDSVGESVASQDLLGRREELPGQPSPALSDNHIQLSNQGEGNSGTTGSLKSTDTRRNPQSSEVRTRPHRDRKRPPWLDDFVSVV; translated from the coding sequence atgcgactgccggtggatacgggagcgtctgtgtcatgcatgacggccgaagattttagaaataactttggtcgacagcacaggctgtcacaaccaacagtggacttgagaaatttctccaagcaacgcatcaacATTCAAGGCCggtttcaagccactgtccagtttttccaaaggtcatgctccgtcacgttccacgtaacgactacaggaacatcactgctgggtttagacgctatccaacgcttgggcatacagatcgacggtacgtcgctgacatgtcgtctaccatcgcttccttcagtacagagccccacaggtgtgcctccgggttttgatcacctcttcagtgacgagttgagtctcgtcaacaactttgtgcaccgaattcatcggcagcaagatgcgaaaccagtatcttcaaagttgcgcagactacccctggctctccgtgaccaggtcccaaatgaattgcgacgtctcgaggactgcgacgtcatcaagcgtgtcgaggcttctgagtgggtgtctccactcgtggtggtgcgcaagaaggatggaaccatgcagctctgtgtagatctacgggaacaggacagtcttgtgcctcacgttcaagaaagggtcttgcagaaacagtggcagactaaacagtacgtggacaaacgtagaggtgctcaggcaactcgtatcaaggtgggagacaccgtcagaataagatttaagaggaaaggattttttaagtacagtaaacctcgtaaagtcaaggcccagataggaccatctacttttctactcagtgatgggaagacgtggcatgtgtctaagttaaccctagtgataaaggattcagcaggtagtacattgtgtacaagtgacaaagattttttgtactcgtattcaaacttggatagtcattccgatgactcgtctgtagcgacagcgtcttctcaGAGTCATAAGCTTCAGTTGAGTAGtccgtctgactgtatcacttccgagtttacacagtcagcagtcgtctctgattccgtaggagaatcggtagcctcccaggacttgttgggacgtcgagaggagcttcctgggcaaccctctccagctttgagcgacaaccacattcaattgtccaaccagggggagggaaatagtgggacgactgggtctttaaagtcgaccgatacgcgtcgcaacccccaaagttctgaggtacgcacgcgtcctcatcgtgacagaaaacggcctccgtggctcgatgattttgtttctgtagtgtag